The following DNA comes from candidate division KSB1 bacterium.
TTGTACTTTGATTTTGCTCTGAATGCATGTTGACTTTTCTGAAAAATCATGCTATATTCACCTCAAGCTAAATCGGATTGGTCAAACGATGTCAATATTGTGGAACGAAAATTCGTTACAGGAGAACAGTTATGAATTTCCCAACCACCTATCGCGCCTATTTGGTCACAAAAGATGCCAATCAAAATGCCACTGCCGCTGTGACGGAACGACCATTTGAGGCCCTCCCACCTGGCGATGTAATCATCAAGGTTGCTTATTCATCGTTAAATTATAAGGACGCCCTTTCGGCCACTGGGCATACTGGTGTCACCAAAAACTACCCACATGTACCTGGCATCGATGCAGCTGGTACGGTTATCTACAGCAAATCGGATCAATACAAGCCTGGGGATAAGGTCCTGGTTACCGGATACGATTTGGGCTCAAATACTGATGGCGGCTTTGCGGAATACATTCGCGTCCCAGCCGAATGGGTGGTCCCATTGCCCAGCAACCTGACCTTGAAAGAAAGCATGATTTACGGCACCGCAGGATTCACCGCTGCCATTTGCGTCAGCCAATTACAAAAAATGGGCTTGAGCCCAGATCAGGGCGAAGTGGTGGTTAGCGGTGCCTCTGGTGGTGTGGGTTGCCTGGCTGTGGCGCTCCTGGCCAAAGAAGGATATCAAGTAGTTGCCAGTACTGGAAAACCGCAGGCTCATGACCTGCTCAAACGATTGGGCGCTGCGCGAATTATTGGGCGAGAAGAATTGAACGATCAGTCCGGCCGTCCCCTCCTCAAGGGAATTTGGGCAGGGGCAGTCGATACCGTGGGCGGCAATACGCTATCAACCATTATTCGATCGTTGAAGGTCCAGGGCAGCGTTGCAGCCTGTGGGAATGTGGCGGATTTTAAACTGGACCTTACCGTTTATCCTTTCATTCTCAGAGGAGTAAATCTTTTAGGCGCTGATTCTGCGCTGTGGCCAAGAAATCCACGAGTTCAACTATGGCAAAAATTAGCCAACGAATGGAAAATTGACCTATTAGAATCCCTGAGTCATACCATCACCCTCAACGACCTGAGTGACTATGTCCCCATAATACTAAAAGGTGGCATAGTGGGACGGACGTTGATACAAATCTAATTCTAACTTTTTTCGCTTGATATTCATGAACCAAAAACGAATCATCCGCATCAAATCAATCGTCAAACGATGGATCAAAAGAAATGGCGTTGATATTAAATGTGATTTTGCCTATTTAGGTCATTTTTTCGAGCATGATTTAAATCGGCAAAGCCAAACGATATTCGATTCAACTATTCCCGTAGCATTTGGACGCGACCGATTTTGCTCCGAACCATATTCAAGGAAAAAAAAGATAACAAGAGCATAGGAGTAATTATGGATTTTTCAATCCCAAAAGAGTTGGAGTCAGAGCTGATCAAATTCAATGATTTCATCAAATCTTATTTAAAACCCCGTTTGCCGCAATGGCAGAAAGAGAAATCATATCCCCGAACTTTTTTTGTAGAACTCGGAAAAAATGGATGGTTGGGATTTGATCTGAAAAACGGAGCGATCATCGAGCAACCCTATCTGAAACAAGCATTGCTGATGGAAGCTCTCGCAAAAGTTTCTCCTGGCATGGCGATCACCATGTTGGTACAAATTTCATTGGGAACCAAGGGATTGCATCTTTTTGGTACTGAAGCGCAAAAACAAAAGTATTTTGCTTCGGCGATTCGCGGCGAAACTTTGCTTTGTGTGGGTAATACTGAAAATCTTGCTGGCAGTGATGTGGCCAACATCTCCGCCCGAGCCGAGAAAGTATCCGGAGGCTGGATATTAACTGGGGCTAAATCTTATGTG
Coding sequences within:
- a CDS encoding YhdH/YhfP family quinone oxidoreductase encodes the protein MNFPTTYRAYLVTKDANQNATAAVTERPFEALPPGDVIIKVAYSSLNYKDALSATGHTGVTKNYPHVPGIDAAGTVIYSKSDQYKPGDKVLVTGYDLGSNTDGGFAEYIRVPAEWVVPLPSNLTLKESMIYGTAGFTAAICVSQLQKMGLSPDQGEVVVSGASGGVGCLAVALLAKEGYQVVASTGKPQAHDLLKRLGAARIIGREELNDQSGRPLLKGIWAGAVDTVGGNTLSTIIRSLKVQGSVAACGNVADFKLDLTVYPFILRGVNLLGADSALWPRNPRVQLWQKLANEWKIDLLESLSHTITLNDLSDYVPIILKGGIVGRTLIQI